One stretch of Pararhizobium qamdonense DNA includes these proteins:
- the dnaE gene encoding DNA polymerase III subunit alpha — MADAVNGKQRDSATQGGVSPQFVHLRVHSAFSLLEGALPIKKIIGKAVADGQPAIGIADTNNLFAALEFSQKCMDDGLQPLIGCQLSIDMEDEGEGDKRGHAQHLAKLPAIVLIAATDAGYVRLVDIVSRAYLGGESNQSVRIALSWLQEGGAEGLIALTGASGGPVDMALKSGHHALAETRLKTLATVFGDRLYVELQRHGKYDRRHENRVIDLAYKLELPIVATNEPFFPSPAEFEAHDALMAVAHNAMVSDDTRFRLTPDHYLKSRKDMATLFADLPEALENTIEVAKRCSFVLKTRGPILPRFTGATDDPAEAERAEELELRRQAVEGLEDRMQKLGLSAGYSESDYRERLDFELSVIEKMKFPGYFLIVADFIKWAKMQDIPVGPGRGSGAGSLVAYALTITDVDPLRFSLLFERFLNPDRVSMPDFDIDFCQDRREEVIRYVQRKYGREQVAQIITFGSLQARAALRDVGRVLEMPYGQVDKICKLVPNNPANPTPLSKAIEEEPRFQEEVDKEPVIGRLLDIAQKIEGLYRHASTHAAGIVIGDRPLSQLVPMYRDPRSDMPVTQFNMKWVEQAGLVKFDFLGLKTLTVLKVAVDFIRKRDIEVKLEALPLDDQKTYEMLSKGDTVGVFQVESAGMRKALIGMRPDCIEDIIALVALYRPGPMENIPVYNARKHGEEEIESIHPKIDYLLKETQGVIVYQEQVMQIAQVLSGYSLGEADLLRRAMGKKIKEEMDKQRARFVTGAVDNGVSKPQSDLIFDLLAKFANYGFNKSHAAAYAIVSYQTAYLKAHFPVEFLAASMTLDMSNTDKINDFRQDANRLGIEVIPPSVQTSFRRFETGENRIYYSLSAIKGVGEAAVDHIVEVRGDEPFADLEDFCLRIDPKLLNRRVFDSLICAGAFDCFGYDRAELVGGLDRILGFAQIAQANKISGQSDMFGAGAATGPEKINLPPYAPWLASEKLHREFQVLGFYLSAHPLDTYNVLLAKIRVQTFSDFAASVKKGATAGRLAGTVTSKQERKTRTGNKMGIIAFSDSTGQFEAVLFSEALHQYRDLLEPGKSLVMTVQAEERPEGIGMRIQTLQSLEERSLQMQKALRVYVRDSGPLRSVAAHLNTRGDGLVSFIVIKDNGQREIEVELNDRYRISPEIAAALRTAPGVIDVELV; from the coding sequence GACATGGAAGATGAGGGCGAGGGCGACAAGCGCGGCCATGCCCAGCATCTGGCCAAGCTGCCGGCGATCGTGCTGATTGCCGCCACCGATGCCGGCTATGTCCGGCTCGTCGATATCGTCAGCCGGGCCTATCTCGGGGGCGAAAGCAATCAGTCGGTGCGCATCGCGCTGTCCTGGCTGCAGGAGGGCGGGGCGGAAGGCCTGATCGCGCTGACCGGCGCGTCCGGCGGTCCGGTCGATATGGCCTTGAAGTCCGGTCACCACGCGCTGGCGGAAACGCGGCTGAAGACGCTTGCCACCGTGTTTGGCGACCGCCTCTATGTGGAGCTCCAGCGTCACGGCAAATATGATCGCCGCCATGAAAACCGGGTCATCGATCTCGCTTACAAGCTCGAATTGCCGATCGTCGCAACCAACGAGCCGTTCTTCCCGTCGCCGGCCGAGTTCGAGGCGCATGATGCCCTGATGGCCGTGGCGCACAATGCGATGGTCTCGGATGACACGCGTTTTCGCCTGACGCCGGATCATTACCTGAAGAGCCGCAAGGATATGGCAACCCTGTTTGCCGACCTGCCGGAGGCGCTGGAAAACACCATCGAGGTCGCCAAGCGCTGTTCCTTCGTGTTGAAGACGCGCGGGCCGATCCTGCCGCGCTTCACCGGAGCCACGGATGATCCGGCAGAAGCCGAGCGCGCCGAGGAACTCGAACTGCGCCGCCAGGCTGTCGAGGGGCTGGAAGACCGGATGCAGAAGCTCGGACTGTCGGCCGGCTATAGCGAGAGCGATTATCGCGAGCGATTGGATTTCGAGCTCTCGGTCATCGAGAAGATGAAGTTTCCGGGCTACTTCTTGATCGTTGCCGACTTCATCAAATGGGCAAAGATGCAGGATATTCCGGTCGGGCCGGGCCGCGGCTCGGGTGCGGGCTCGCTGGTCGCCTATGCGCTGACCATCACGGACGTCGATCCCTTGCGCTTCTCGCTGCTGTTCGAACGCTTCCTCAACCCGGACCGCGTCTCGATGCCCGACTTCGACATCGACTTCTGCCAGGACCGGCGCGAAGAGGTGATCCGCTACGTCCAGCGCAAATATGGCCGCGAGCAGGTGGCGCAGATCATCACCTTCGGATCGCTGCAGGCGCGCGCGGCACTGCGCGACGTCGGCCGCGTTTTGGAAATGCCCTATGGCCAGGTCGACAAGATCTGCAAGCTGGTGCCCAACAATCCGGCCAACCCGACGCCGTTGTCGAAGGCGATCGAGGAGGAGCCGCGCTTTCAGGAAGAGGTCGATAAGGAGCCGGTGATCGGCCGCCTGCTCGATATCGCCCAGAAGATCGAAGGCCTCTACCGCCATGCCTCGACCCACGCCGCCGGTATCGTCATCGGCGACCGGCCGTTGTCGCAGCTGGTGCCGATGTATCGCGATCCGCGCTCCGACATGCCGGTCACCCAGTTCAACATGAAATGGGTCGAGCAGGCCGGCCTCGTCAAATTCGACTTCCTCGGGCTGAAGACGCTGACCGTGCTGAAGGTCGCCGTCGATTTCATCCGGAAGCGCGATATCGAGGTCAAGCTCGAAGCGCTGCCGCTCGACGACCAGAAGACCTACGAAATGCTGTCCAAGGGCGACACGGTCGGCGTGTTCCAGGTGGAAAGTGCCGGCATGCGCAAGGCTCTGATCGGCATGCGGCCGGACTGCATCGAGGACATCATAGCGCTGGTGGCGCTCTACCGGCCGGGTCCGATGGAAAATATTCCGGTCTACAATGCCCGCAAGCACGGCGAGGAAGAGATCGAATCGATCCATCCGAAGATCGATTATCTCTTGAAGGAAACCCAGGGCGTTATCGTCTACCAGGAGCAGGTGATGCAGATCGCCCAGGTCCTGTCGGGCTATTCGCTCGGGGAAGCCGATCTTCTGCGCCGCGCCATGGGCAAGAAGATCAAGGAGGAGATGGACAAGCAGCGCGCCCGTTTCGTCACGGGCGCCGTCGATAACGGCGTCTCAAAACCGCAGTCCGACCTGATCTTCGATCTGCTCGCCAAGTTCGCCAATTACGGCTTCAACAAGTCGCATGCCGCAGCCTATGCCATCGTCTCCTACCAGACCGCCTATCTGAAGGCGCATTTCCCGGTCGAGTTCCTGGCGGCGTCGATGACGCTCGACATGTCGAACACCGACAAGATCAACGATTTCCGCCAGGATGCCAACCGGCTTGGCATCGAGGTCATCCCGCCCTCGGTCCAGACCTCGTTCCGCCGCTTTGAGACCGGCGAAAACCGCATCTACTACTCGCTCTCGGCCATCAAGGGCGTCGGTGAGGCCGCTGTCGATCATATCGTCGAGGTGCGCGGCGACGAGCCTTTTGCCGATCTTGAGGATTTCTGCCTGCGGATCGATCCGAAGCTGTTGAACCGGCGGGTGTTCGACAGCCTCATTTGTGCCGGGGCCTTTGATTGCTTCGGCTATGACCGGGCCGAACTGGTGGGCGGCCTCGACCGTATCTTGGGCTTTGCGCAGATTGCTCAGGCCAACAAGATCAGCGGCCAGAGCGATATGTTTGGCGCCGGCGCGGCGACGGGGCCGGAAAAGATCAACCTGCCGCCCTATGCGCCGTGGCTTGCCTCTGAAAAGCTGCACCGCGAGTTTCAGGTCCTGGGCTTCTATCTCTCGGCGCATCCGCTCGATACCTATAATGTGCTGCTCGCCAAGATCCGTGTCCAGACATTTTCCGATTTCGCGGCTTCCGTCAAAAAAGGTGCGACGGCCGGGCGCCTGGCCGGAACGGTCACCTCGAAACAGGAGCGCAAGACCCGAACCGGCAACAAGATGGGCATTATCGCCTTTTCCGATTCGACCGGCCAGTTCGAGGCCGTGCTGTTTTCGGAAGCGCTCCATCAGTACCGCGACCTGTTGGAGCCGGGCAAATCGCTCGTTATGACGGTGCAGGCCGAAGAACGGCCGGAAGGCATCGGGATGCGCATCCAGACGCTGCAATCGCTGGAAGAGCGGTCACTGCAGATGCAGAAGGCGCTGCGCGTCTATGTCCGCGACAGCGGCCCTTTGCGCTCGGTCGCGGCCCATCTGAATACCCGTGGCGATGGCCTGGTGTCGTTCATCGTCATCAAGGACAATGGCCAGCGCGAGATCGAAGTGGAACTGAACGATCGTTATCGCATCTCGCCGGAGATCGCGGCAGCGCTGAGGACAGCGCCCGGCGTCATCGACGTCGAACTGGTCTAG